The following coding sequences lie in one Cyanobacterium sp. Dongsha4 genomic window:
- a CDS encoding L-threonylcarbamoyladenylate synthase: protein MPLVNLDTLIEKAIASQVVSFPTDTLPALAVKPSHSELIFELKQRSLEKPLILMTSSIEEIWQYVKGTPEELNIWQNLAQQHLPGALTMVLPASDKIPHTMNPLNPHSIGVRVPKDAIAQEILRKTGALATTSANLSGESALTDMSDIADKFPSVYALEVKNLKISGIASTVVKWIGSDWQILRQGQISIDN from the coding sequence ATGCCTTTAGTTAATCTTGACACTTTAATAGAAAAGGCGATCGCCTCTCAAGTAGTTAGTTTTCCTACCGATACATTACCAGCTTTAGCGGTCAAACCTAGTCATAGTGAATTAATTTTTGAATTAAAGCAAAGGAGTTTAGAAAAGCCTCTAATCTTAATGACAAGCAGTATTGAAGAAATTTGGCAATATGTAAAAGGCACACCTGAAGAATTAAACATTTGGCAAAATTTGGCTCAACAACACTTGCCCGGTGCATTAACTATGGTGTTACCTGCATCAGACAAGATTCCTCACACCATGAATCCTCTTAATCCTCATAGTATTGGTGTTAGAGTTCCCAAAGATGCGATCGCACAAGAAATATTAAGAAAAACGGGAGCATTAGCTACCACCAGTGCCAATCTCTCAGGAGAATCAGCGTTAACGGATATGTCTGACATTGCAGATAAATTCCCTTCTGTTTATGCCTTGGAGGTGAAAAACCTGAAAATTTCTGGTATTGCTTCCACAGTAGTTAAATGGATAGGTTCAGATTGGCAAATTCTTCGTCAAGGGCAAATCAGTATTGATAATTAG
- a CDS encoding peptidylprolyl isomerase yields the protein MKLNWWKRLLKNAITKLHRAIATLLIVIITIINPVGLHPAQAILAQGDAITDPEAILRYALPIDNDIIRQIQGDIEKISRNLRAKRWAPVEKEVRNAAFLLKLHQDDLVQGVPEELQPKARELVTAITEDVAKLQELVEKQDKEQVYLTRARILDNITELEEDMVTGYPFTVPEEYANLPQLLGRAKVEVETTQGNLTIVVDGYSAPVTGGNFVDLVERKFYDGLPFIRAEDYYVLQTGDPEGKEVGFIDPDTNKYRAIPLEVLVKGESEPIYGFTTEDVGMYLAQPVLPFNAYGAVALARPSTDPNGGSSQFFFFKFDTEVTPPGYNLMDGRFAVFGYVTEGADVLEKLTAEDKIISAHVIEGKENLVEPQQS from the coding sequence ATGAAACTTAATTGGTGGAAACGTTTATTAAAAAATGCGATCACGAAGTTGCACCGCGCGATCGCTACACTTTTAATTGTGATAATTACTATTATTAATCCAGTGGGATTACATCCTGCCCAAGCAATTTTAGCTCAAGGAGATGCCATCACCGATCCAGAGGCAATACTTCGTTATGCTTTACCCATAGATAATGATATTATCAGACAAATTCAAGGAGACATTGAAAAAATATCCCGAAATTTGAGAGCAAAACGTTGGGCACCAGTAGAAAAAGAAGTTCGTAATGCGGCTTTCTTACTTAAACTTCATCAAGATGATTTAGTACAAGGTGTACCCGAAGAACTACAGCCCAAAGCCAGAGAATTAGTTACTGCTATCACTGAAGATGTGGCAAAACTACAAGAATTAGTAGAAAAACAAGATAAAGAGCAAGTATATCTGACCAGAGCCAGAATTCTTGATAATATAACCGAATTAGAAGAAGATATGGTGACAGGTTATCCTTTCACTGTACCCGAAGAATACGCCAATTTACCTCAACTTTTAGGAAGAGCGAAAGTAGAAGTTGAAACAACTCAAGGTAATTTAACCATTGTTGTCGATGGTTATAGTGCTCCTGTGACGGGGGGAAATTTTGTTGATTTGGTAGAGCGTAAATTCTATGATGGTTTACCCTTCATCCGTGCAGAGGATTACTATGTGTTGCAAACAGGAGATCCAGAAGGCAAAGAAGTTGGTTTTATAGACCCAGATACTAACAAATATAGAGCTATTCCCCTCGAAGTTTTAGTGAAAGGAGAATCAGAACCTATTTATGGTTTTACCACTGAAGATGTAGGAATGTACTTGGCTCAACCTGTGTTACCATTTAATGCTTATGGTGCGGTAGCTTTAGCTCGTCCTAGTACAGATCCTAATGGGGGTTCATCTCAATTTTTCTTCTTTAAATTTGATACAGAAGTAACACCGCCCGGGTATAACTTAATGGATGGACGTTTTGCTGTATTTGGTTATGTTACTGAAGGAGCAGACGTATTGGAGAAATTAACCGCCGAAGATAAAATTATTTCTGCCCATGTCATAGAAGGCAAAGAAAATCTAGTTGAACCTCAGCAAAGTTAA
- the ndk gene encoding nucleoside-diphosphate kinase, whose translation MERTFIMIKPDGVQRNLVGEIIKRFEQKGFTLAGLKLMQVSRELAEKHYDVHKERPFFNGLVEFIVSSPVVAMVWQGEGVVASARKLIGATDPLAAEPGTIRGDFGIEIGRNIIHGSDAIETAQREISLWFSEEEICSWENSMKPWLKE comes from the coding sequence GTGGAACGTACTTTTATTATGATAAAACCCGACGGCGTACAACGTAACTTAGTAGGGGAAATTATCAAACGTTTTGAACAAAAAGGCTTTACCCTTGCGGGATTAAAACTCATGCAAGTATCCCGTGAGTTAGCCGAAAAACATTATGATGTTCACAAAGAAAGACCCTTTTTCAATGGCTTAGTAGAGTTTATTGTTTCTTCTCCCGTAGTAGCAATGGTTTGGCAAGGAGAAGGGGTTGTGGCTTCCGCTCGTAAATTAATTGGTGCAACTGATCCTTTAGCCGCCGAACCAGGTACTATTAGAGGTGACTTCGGAATTGAGATTGGACGTAATATTATTCATGGTTCAGATGCCATTGAAACCGCCCAAAGAGAGATTAGCTTGTGGTTTAGTGAAGAAGAAATTTGCTCTTGGGAAAACTCGATGAAACCTTGGTTAAAAGAGTAG